One stretch of Astatotilapia calliptera chromosome 3, fAstCal1.2, whole genome shotgun sequence DNA includes these proteins:
- the LOC113018909 gene encoding thioredoxin-like yields the protein MVREVKNLEEFQSILKEAGDKLVVVDFTATWCGPCKQIAPLFAQMAADDDNKNVIFLKVDVDEAEDVSSSCGISCMPTFHFYKNNQKVHEFSGANVNTLKEKVVELR from the exons ATGGTTCGCGAAGTGAAAAACCTG GAAGAGTTCCAGAGCATCCTGAAGGAAGCTGGAGACAAGCTGGTGGTGGTGGACTTCACAGCCACATGGTGCGGCCCCTGCAAACAGATTGCCCCACTGTTTGCT CAAATGGCGGCTGATGACGATAACAAGAACGTGATTTTCCTGAAGGTGGACGTCGATGAGGCAGAG GATGTGAGCTCATCTTGTGGAATCAGCTGCATGCCCACCTTCCACTTTTACAAGAATAACCAGAAG GTACACGAGTTCTCTGGTGCCAACGTAAACACGCTAAAGGAAAAAGTAGTAGAGCTGAGATAA
- the LOC113018892 gene encoding prostaglandin reductase 1-like, translated as MVKAKSWVMTKYFDGFPKKSNFGLKVEELPEPKDGEVLLEAVFLSVDPYMRLFSKISMKEGDVMIGSQVAKVIQSKHPGFPVGSHVVSNSGWRTHTLSDGTGLTPILPEWPKDVSLSLALGAIGMPGVTAVYGIEDVLGLKEGETLLVNAAAGAVGSVVGQIAKIKGCKVVGSAGSDAKVVFLKELGFDEAFNYKTVGSLEEALRKASPEGYDCFFENVGGPSSFIVLQQMKNFGRIAVCGSISTYNDSEPQTGLYPYVIMIIKELKMEGFLITRWQHKHPETLRRLLAWVKEGKLQCREHVTKGFENMPAAFMGMMRGENIGKAVVAV; from the exons ATGGTCAAAGCTAAGTCATGGGTAATGACTAAGTATTTTGATGGCTTCCCAAAGAAAAGCAACTTTGGGTTGAAGGTGGAGGAACTCCCTGAGCCCAAAGATGGAG AGGTGCTACTGGAAGCGGTGTTTCTCAGTGTTGACCCATACATGAG GTTGTTCAGCAAAATCAGCATGAAGGAGGGAGATGTGATGATTGGAAGTCAAGTAGCCAA aGTGATCCAGAGTAAACATCCAGGATTTCCTGTGGGAAGCCACGTTGTGAGTAACAGTGGGTGGAGAACCCACACGCTCAGTGATGGGACCGGCCTCACTCCCATCCTGCCTGAGTGGCCTAAAGATGTGTCCCTGTCTCTGGCTCTGGGTGCCATCGGGATGCCCGG aGTGACGGCTGTTTATGGGATAGAAGACGTGTTGGGTCTAAAGGAGGGTGAGACCCTGCTGGTGAACGCTGCAGCTGGAGCGGTGGGCTCCGTGGTGGGACAGATTGCCAAGATCAAGGGCTGTAAGGTGGTGGGCTCGGCAGGCTCTGATGCCAAAGTGGTTTTTCTCAAAGAGCTGGGATTTGATGAGGCCTTCAACTACAAAACTGTGGGTTCCCTGGAGGAGGCTCTGAGGAAGGCTTCACCTGAAGGATACGATTGCTTCTTTGAGAAC GTGGGAGGCCCTTCTTCATTCATTGTCTTGCAGCAGATGAAGAACTTTGGAAGAATAGCTGTGTGTGGAAGTATCTCCACCTACAATGACAGTGAACCCCAGACAG GGCTGTACCCCTATGTCATTATGATCATCAAGGAACTGAAGATGGAGGGCTTCTTGATAACCAGGTGGCAGCACAAGCACCCTGAAACCCTTAGGAGACTCTTGGCATGGGTGAAAGAG GGCAAACTGCAGTGTCGGGAGCACGTCACAAAAGGCTTTGAAAACATGCCGGCTGCTTTTATGGGGATGATGCGGGGAGAAAACATCGGCAAGGCCGTCGTCGCAGTCTGA